The following are encoded together in the Malaya genurostris strain Urasoe2022 chromosome 3, Malgen_1.1, whole genome shotgun sequence genome:
- the LOC131435001 gene encoding ras-related and estrogen-regulated growth inhibitor isoform X2 produces the protein MTTRGIRRKKSYLAEIKVAVIGAPCVGKSALTVRFLTKRYIGEYDHQAENRHKYEIMVDGEAVLCEIWDTCPKIEDTGEATLTAGSEAVQWADGLLLVYSITDRESFNYIRKAKEDLPSDTTPVALVGNKVDMVHLRQVSTDEGEILAKDFECKFSEISAAEHVYQVAEAFHDLCREVIAAKRKSKQSFIDKIDRMLSGSRTYNRGKSDSVLPKD, from the exons ATGACCACTCGGGGGATACGACGGAAAAAGTCATATCTGGCGGAGATTAAGGTGGCAGTTATTGGAGCACCATGTGTGGGTAAGAGTG cGCTGACGGTTCGGTTCCTCACAAAGCGCTACATTGGCGAATATGACCATCAGGCAG AGAACAGACACAAATATGAAATCATGGTGGACGGGGAAGCTGTGCTGTGCGAAATTTGGGATACATGTCCAAAG ATTGAAGACACCGGTGAAGCCACGTTGACGGCCGGTTCGGAGGCCGTTCAGTGGGCCGATGGACTGTTACTGGTCTATTCCATCACCGATCGGGAGTCATTTAACTACATACGCAAGGCGAAGGAGGACCTGCCGAGCGATACGACACCGGTGGCGCTGGTGGGCAACAAGGTAGACATGGTCCATCTGAGGCAGGTTAGCACCGACGAGGGTGAGATTCTGGCGAAAGATTTTGAGTGCAAGTTTTCCGAAATATCTGCCGCCGAACACGTGTACCAGGTGGCCGAGGCATTCCACGATCTGTGCCGCGAGGTTATAGCGGCCAAACGCAAATCCAAACAGAGCTTCATCGACAAAATCGACCGAATGTTGAGCGGATCCCGGACGTACAACCGGGGCAAAAGTGATAGCGTTCTGCCGAAAGACTAA
- the LOC131435001 gene encoding ras-related and estrogen-regulated growth inhibitor isoform X3 — translation MTTRGIRRKKSYLAEIKVAVIGAPCVALTVRFLTKRYIGEYDHQAENRHKYEIMVDGEAVLCEIWDTCPKIEDTGEATLTAGSEAVQWADGLLLVYSITDRESFNYIRKAKEDLPSDTTPVALVGNKVDMVHLRQVSTDEGEILAKDFECKFSEISAAEHVYQVAEAFHDLCREVIAAKRKSKQSFIDKIDRMLSGSRTYNRGKSDSVLPKD, via the exons ATGACCACTCGGGGGATACGACGGAAAAAGTCATATCTGGCGGAGATTAAGGTGGCAGTTATTGGAGCACCATGTGTGG cGCTGACGGTTCGGTTCCTCACAAAGCGCTACATTGGCGAATATGACCATCAGGCAG AGAACAGACACAAATATGAAATCATGGTGGACGGGGAAGCTGTGCTGTGCGAAATTTGGGATACATGTCCAAAG ATTGAAGACACCGGTGAAGCCACGTTGACGGCCGGTTCGGAGGCCGTTCAGTGGGCCGATGGACTGTTACTGGTCTATTCCATCACCGATCGGGAGTCATTTAACTACATACGCAAGGCGAAGGAGGACCTGCCGAGCGATACGACACCGGTGGCGCTGGTGGGCAACAAGGTAGACATGGTCCATCTGAGGCAGGTTAGCACCGACGAGGGTGAGATTCTGGCGAAAGATTTTGAGTGCAAGTTTTCCGAAATATCTGCCGCCGAACACGTGTACCAGGTGGCCGAGGCATTCCACGATCTGTGCCGCGAGGTTATAGCGGCCAAACGCAAATCCAAACAGAGCTTCATCGACAAAATCGACCGAATGTTGAGCGGATCCCGGACGTACAACCGGGGCAAAAGTGATAGCGTTCTGCCGAAAGACTAA
- the LOC131435001 gene encoding ras-like protein family member 11B isoform X4 encodes MVDGEAVLCEIWDTCPKIEDTGEATLTAGSEAVQWADGLLLVYSITDRESFNYIRKAKEDLPSDTTPVALVGNKVDMVHLRQVSTDEGEILAKDFECKFSEISAAEHVYQVAEAFHDLCREVIAAKRKSKQSFIDKIDRMLSGSRTYNRGKSDSVLPKD; translated from the exons ATGGTGGACGGGGAAGCTGTGCTGTGCGAAATTTGGGATACATGTCCAAAG ATTGAAGACACCGGTGAAGCCACGTTGACGGCCGGTTCGGAGGCCGTTCAGTGGGCCGATGGACTGTTACTGGTCTATTCCATCACCGATCGGGAGTCATTTAACTACATACGCAAGGCGAAGGAGGACCTGCCGAGCGATACGACACCGGTGGCGCTGGTGGGCAACAAGGTAGACATGGTCCATCTGAGGCAGGTTAGCACCGACGAGGGTGAGATTCTGGCGAAAGATTTTGAGTGCAAGTTTTCCGAAATATCTGCCGCCGAACACGTGTACCAGGTGGCCGAGGCATTCCACGATCTGTGCCGCGAGGTTATAGCGGCCAAACGCAAATCCAAACAGAGCTTCATCGACAAAATCGACCGAATGTTGAGCGGATCCCGGACGTACAACCGGGGCAAAAGTGATAGCGTTCTGCCGAAAGACTAA